Proteins from a single region of Abyssalbus ytuae:
- the cydB gene encoding cytochrome d ubiquinol oxidase subunit II: protein METFLGLDYPTLWFLVVGALFSGYAILDGFDFGAGAWHLFLKKEKSRRIALNAVGPVWDGNEVWLVIGGGALFAGFPVMYAAMFSSMYIPFMLFLMFIIFRAISIEFRGKEKMKWWKKTWDIGYSISSIMLAFLLGVVLGNVLQGLAIGENYVYKGGGFFEFLNMYAIMTGVTTLSLFMSHGAIYLLLKTEGRLYAKLTILLKKGMIFFMVSFGITTLYTLLYIPHLSDAFKNNPSLFIVPMMAFLSIANVPRLANKRKFKMAFLFSSVTISLLLVLVAIELYPVLLFSTLGEQFNIDIYNAAASDKSLGIMLTFVAIGTPLVLGYTFFVYRTFRGKVKLDEHSY from the coding sequence ATGGAAACGTTTTTAGGATTAGATTATCCCACTTTATGGTTTTTAGTAGTTGGAGCCTTATTTTCAGGTTATGCAATTTTAGACGGTTTCGACTTTGGAGCCGGTGCATGGCATTTATTCTTGAAAAAAGAAAAAAGCCGCAGAATAGCTTTGAATGCCGTAGGTCCGGTTTGGGATGGAAATGAAGTATGGCTGGTGATAGGAGGAGGTGCGCTTTTTGCAGGTTTTCCGGTAATGTATGCAGCTATGTTTTCCTCTATGTATATTCCTTTTATGCTGTTTTTAATGTTTATAATTTTTAGAGCTATTTCCATAGAATTCAGAGGAAAAGAAAAAATGAAATGGTGGAAAAAAACCTGGGATATTGGTTATAGTATATCCAGTATTATGCTGGCTTTTTTACTGGGAGTTGTTTTAGGCAATGTGTTGCAGGGATTAGCCATTGGAGAAAATTATGTTTATAAAGGGGGAGGATTCTTTGAGTTTCTTAATATGTATGCTATAATGACCGGGGTTACCACCCTTTCCCTGTTTATGTCGCATGGGGCTATTTATTTATTGCTTAAAACCGAAGGCCGGTTGTATGCAAAGCTTACAATTTTGCTAAAAAAAGGCATGATATTTTTTATGGTAAGTTTTGGTATCACAACCTTATATACATTATTGTACATCCCTCATTTATCGGATGCATTTAAAAACAATCCGTCTTTATTTATAGTGCCCATGATGGCATTTTTAAGTATAGCCAATGTGCCGAGATTAGCTAATAAGAGAAAGTTTAAAATGGCATTTTTGTTTTCTTCAGTAACTATTAGCTTATTGTTGGTACTGGTAGCTATAGAATTGTATCCGGTGTTGTTGTTTTCAACTTTAGGAGAACAATTTAATATTGATATATACAATGCAGCCGCATCGGATAAGTCTTTAGGTATAATGTTAACCTTTGTGGCTATCGGCACCCCGCTAGTGTTAGGATATACTTTTTTTGTATACAGAACCTTCCGGGGTAAAGTAAAATTGGATGAACATAGTTATTAA
- a CDS encoding YeeE/YedE family protein, protein MESILDLWPWYISGPLIALIMLFLLFIGKSFGVSANLRTFCTMCGAGKKYDFFKFDWKAQSWNLVFLVGTIVGGFLASHYLSPENNAADISQKTVQHLETIGFDSAGKSYLPTELFSNEAFTDGKTLLLLILGGFLVGFGARYAGGCTSGHAISGLSNLQLPSLIAVIGFFIGGLIMVHFIFPFIF, encoded by the coding sequence ATGGAATCGATTTTAGATCTATGGCCCTGGTATATTTCAGGACCGCTTATTGCATTAATAATGCTATTCCTTTTATTTATAGGAAAAAGCTTTGGTGTATCAGCAAACTTAAGAACCTTTTGCACTATGTGCGGGGCCGGAAAAAAGTATGACTTTTTTAAATTTGACTGGAAAGCACAAAGCTGGAATTTAGTTTTTCTTGTGGGTACTATTGTGGGTGGTTTTCTCGCTTCCCATTATTTGTCTCCCGAAAACAACGCCGCGGACATTTCACAAAAAACTGTTCAACATCTCGAAACTATCGGTTTTGACAGTGCCGGAAAATCGTATTTACCTACGGAGCTTTTTAGCAATGAAGCTTTTACTGATGGCAAAACTCTGCTTTTACTTATTTTAGGAGGCTTTTTAGTTGGGTTTGGTGCCCGTTATGCAGGAGGTTGTACCTCGGGACACGCCATTTCAGGATTGAGCAATTTACAACTACCATCGTTAATTGCAGTGATAGGATTTTTTATTGGGGGATTAATAATGGTTCATTTTATTTTCCCATTTATATTTTAA